The Apibacter raozihei genome contains a region encoding:
- the tpiA gene encoding triose-phosphate isomerase, giving the protein MRKKIVAGNWKMNKTLPEAKALLSEIDAYLNSNNAKCEVVVGIPYIYLENAKSNFKNLNIYSEDISEHKSGAYTGEISAEMLASIQADGAIIGHSERRQYHNETDEQIGKKVKIALDNGLTPIFCNGEVLEERKAGKHFEVVKRQTEVALFNLSSEEISKVVIAYEPVWAIGTGETATPDQAQEIHAYIRSLLAEKYGKEIADSVSILYGGSVKPENAKDIFSKPDVDGGLIGGASLNSKDFGSLIQTYSEI; this is encoded by the coding sequence ATGAGAAAAAAAATTGTAGCTGGTAACTGGAAAATGAATAAAACTTTGCCGGAAGCCAAAGCTTTATTATCTGAAATAGACGCATATTTAAACTCAAATAATGCTAAATGTGAAGTTGTGGTGGGTATACCCTATATATATTTGGAAAATGCTAAATCTAACTTTAAAAATTTAAATATTTATTCAGAAGATATATCCGAGCATAAATCCGGAGCTTATACAGGAGAAATTTCTGCTGAAATGTTAGCCTCAATTCAGGCTGATGGAGCTATCATCGGGCATTCGGAAAGAAGACAATACCATAATGAAACGGATGAGCAAATAGGTAAAAAAGTTAAGATTGCTTTAGATAATGGATTAACACCTATTTTTTGTAATGGGGAAGTGTTAGAGGAAAGAAAGGCGGGCAAACATTTCGAAGTTGTTAAAAGACAAACCGAAGTAGCTTTATTTAACTTATCTTCAGAAGAAATCTCAAAAGTGGTTATTGCCTATGAACCTGTTTGGGCTATAGGAACAGGGGAAACAGCTACACCCGACCAGGCACAGGAAATTCATGCATATATTCGAAGTTTATTGGCAGAAAAATATGGAAAAGAAATAGCTGATTCAGTTTCCATTTTATATGGAGGAAGTGTAAAACCGGAGAATGCAAAAGATATATTTTCAAAACCGGATGTTGACGGCGGATTAATAGGAGGAGCTTCTTTAAACAGTAAAGATTTTGGATCCTTAATTCAAACGTATTCAGAAATTTGA